CGACCATACTTCCTAAAATAGAGAATAGGATCTGGAAGATAATAATCGCTGCAAACCGCACAATCCATTGCAATTCTGAACGGACAAATCGGGATACAATAATGGCTGCGATACGAGAGAAGAAGACAACGAACGTATTGACAACCCCTTGCAATAACGTCATCGTCACCATGTCACCATTTGCAACGTGTGCTACTTCATGAGCGATAACCCCTTCGACTGCATCGTCATCCAAATTATTTAGCAAGCCGGCGGATACTGCCACTAATGACCGCTTTTTAGATGGTCCTGTAGCAAAGGCATTAACCTCAGCAGAATGGTAAATACCTACTTCTGGCATATGTGTTAAGCCAGCTGCACGAGACAGTCGGTGCACTTTCTCCACTATCTCTCGTTCGTGCTGTGATAACGATCCGTCTGGATCAAGTACCTTCACACCCATCATTTTTTTAGCGACCCAACGAGACATAGCTAATGAAATAAATGAGCCTGCAAAACCGACAAGCAAACTGAACACCATCAATGACGCATAATCGATGCCTAAACCAGGGCCACCTGTATCAAACGTCGTACCTAAATCTGTAAACCTCGTAATGACAGACCATACGATCACGATCGTCGTCATA
The Salipaludibacillus sp. LMS25 DNA segment above includes these coding regions:
- the htpX gene encoding protease HtpX; protein product: MGKRFLFFILTNILVMTTIVIVWSVITRFTDLGTTFDTGGPGLGIDYASLMVFSLLVGFAGSFISLAMSRWVAKKMMGVKVLDPDGSLSQHEREIVEKVHRLSRAAGLTHMPEVGIYHSAEVNAFATGPSKKRSLVAVSAGLLNNLDDDAVEGVIAHEVAHVANGDMVTMTLLQGVVNTFVVFFSRIAAIIVSRFVRSELQWIVRFAAIIIFQILFSILGSMVVMAFSRYREYHADRGGADLAGRDKMAHALRSLKAHVERATVNDQRDDSAVQTMKINGKGGMMKLFSSHPDLDDRIARLEQR